A stretch of the Verrucomicrobiota bacterium genome encodes the following:
- a CDS encoding ABC transporter permease subunit — protein MAEAEDLTSEAEVSSFPDAKDFQVIVERWKLFGIPLPGKEVVSLRPFGEGTPIPKPVTTALGSVSFSFEGWNVSLLAGAFTLAFMVLPVIIAASEESLRAIPKGFREGSLALGATKWTSIRTNVIPYAMPGILTSSILGITRVAGETAPIMFTAAFASAPGMPWDKGFWNMFMEPVMALPYHIYVVSLKIPQNEYTEKMQYGTAFIFMIIVGLIAFASIVLRVRARKKYQW, from the coding sequence ATGGCAGAAGCGGAGGATCTCACGTCTGAGGCAGAGGTTTCCAGCTTCCCGGATGCAAAAGACTTTCAGGTCATCGTCGAACGGTGGAAACTCTTCGGGATTCCCTTGCCAGGAAAGGAAGTCGTTTCTTTGCGACCGTTTGGAGAGGGCACGCCCATTCCGAAGCCAGTTACGACAGCTTTAGGGTCAGTATCATTCAGTTTTGAAGGATGGAACGTCTCGCTTCTTGCGGGAGCCTTCACCCTCGCATTCATGGTACTACCGGTGATCATCGCGGCGAGTGAAGAATCGCTTCGAGCGATCCCGAAAGGCTTTCGAGAGGGTTCCTTGGCCTTGGGTGCCACGAAATGGACGTCGATCCGAACCAACGTCATTCCCTACGCCATGCCGGGGATTCTGACGTCATCGATCCTCGGTATCACGCGGGTAGCAGGTGAAACGGCGCCAATCATGTTTACGGCCGCGTTTGCCTCGGCTCCCGGAATGCCTTGGGACAAAGGGTTTTGGAATATGTTTATGGAGCCAGTCATGGCTCTTCCTTACCACATCTACGTAGTAAGCCTGAAAATACCCCAGAATGAATACACGGAAAAGATGCAGTACGGCACTGCATTCATCTTTATGATTATTGTCGGCCTGATCGCATTCGCGTCCATTGTTCTTCGGGTGAGAGCCCGTAAGAAGTATCAGTGGTAG
- the pstB gene encoding phosphate ABC transporter ATP-binding protein PstB has product MSENDTNISTEAPTIIEVEDFSFAYGEKQALFNIDLDMKEREVTAFIGPSGCGKSTLLRCINRMNDLVAVARITSGKIKIREVNINHDDIDVIELRKRVGMVFQKSNPFPKSIYENIAYGLRIQGINKRSTLDEVVEKCLRGAALWDEVKDRLNDSALGMSGGQQQRLCIARSLAVEPDILLMDEPCSALDPIATAKVEELISELKKEYTIVIVTHNMQQATRVSDRTAFFYLGKLVEYDSTEKIFMNPTEEQTEAYVSGRFG; this is encoded by the coding sequence ATGAGCGAGAACGACACCAATATTTCGACCGAAGCACCGACCATCATTGAGGTTGAAGACTTTAGTTTTGCCTATGGAGAGAAACAGGCTCTCTTCAACATCGACCTTGATATGAAGGAGCGTGAAGTGACCGCCTTCATCGGGCCGTCGGGTTGCGGGAAGAGCACACTTCTCCGCTGTATCAACCGGATGAACGATCTCGTCGCAGTTGCGCGAATCACGTCCGGTAAAATCAAGATTCGGGAGGTGAACATCAACCATGACGATATTGATGTGATTGAACTCCGAAAACGAGTGGGGATGGTGTTTCAAAAGTCCAATCCTTTCCCGAAGTCCATTTACGAGAATATTGCCTATGGACTTCGTATTCAGGGGATCAACAAGAGGTCCACCCTGGATGAAGTCGTGGAAAAGTGTCTGCGAGGAGCCGCTCTTTGGGATGAGGTGAAAGATCGGTTAAATGACAGTGCCTTGGGAATGTCCGGTGGCCAGCAGCAACGTCTTTGCATTGCCCGATCCCTCGCGGTTGAACCCGATATTCTCCTGATGGATGAACCCTGCTCCGCACTCGACCCGATCGCCACTGCGAAAGTGGAGGAACTGATCAGTGAGCTGAAAAAGGAATATACGATCGTTATCGTTACTCACAACATGCAACAGGCGACCCGGGTTTCGGACCGGACCGCTTTCTTTTACCTCGGGAAGCTGGTAGAGTATGATTCCACTGAGAAAATATTTATGAACCCCACTGAAGAACAGACGGAGGCTTACGTTTCCGGGCGCTTTGGGTAA
- the phoU gene encoding phosphate signaling complex protein PhoU — MERNFHTELETIRQDLVFMAEKAMHSTRRAMEALERKDASIASEVIDLDGEIDELELKIDQEAVRYMTLFQPVSADVRLIAVAIKCSHDLERIGDEASSMAKRIGRILNSAANGNSVPDNLVAVPQAASLAVEMLRESIEAFIDEDIEKCVSIIRRDKQVDSMNRSNFQAFTDMLSEGNHKTETLLELVFISKSLERIADHATNIAEEVIYLHSGREVRHAGIKKGNIPPELTS; from the coding sequence ATGGAACGCAATTTTCACACCGAACTGGAAACCATTCGCCAAGATCTCGTTTTTATGGCCGAAAAGGCGATGCACAGCACCCGTAGAGCGATGGAAGCACTGGAACGCAAAGATGCCTCTATTGCCAGTGAGGTCATCGACCTTGATGGAGAGATTGACGAGCTCGAGCTGAAAATCGACCAAGAAGCCGTTCGTTACATGACTCTTTTTCAACCGGTCTCAGCCGATGTCCGCTTGATCGCGGTCGCGATCAAATGTTCACACGATCTCGAGCGGATAGGGGACGAAGCTTCCAGTATGGCAAAACGGATCGGCCGGATTTTGAATTCCGCTGCAAATGGTAATTCAGTACCGGATAACCTTGTCGCAGTTCCGCAGGCGGCATCCCTAGCTGTAGAGATGCTAAGGGAGTCGATTGAAGCTTTCATCGATGAAGATATTGAAAAGTGCGTTTCGATCATTCGGCGTGACAAGCAGGTGGATTCGATGAACCGAAGCAACTTTCAAGCGTTCACGGATATGCTTTCAGAAGGTAACCACAAGACTGAGACCCTTCTCGAGTTGGTCTTTATCTCAAAGTCTCTCGAGAGAATTGCAGATCATGCAACCAACATCGCTGAGGAAGTGATCTATCTCCACAGTGGTAGAGAGGTTCGGCATGCTGGTATCAAAAAGGGCAACATACCACCTGAACTCACCTCATAA
- a CDS encoding 4-(cytidine 5'-diphospho)-2-C-methyl-D-erythritol kinase, whose product MVAVFSPAKINLFLAVTGKRDDGFHDLVSLAAPLAHGDDLSVEIISSESDELQCSDPNTPLDESNLVLQAAREFRVETGISAHFRFRLEKRIPLGGGFGGGSSNAVAAIKAMNQLVDRPLDKGRMHLLASGIGSDCPLFLSGDPVIMRGRGERIEERSDLRPLLADWKIALFDPGFHASTALLFQSLANEAEYVPAERAESDLSSLIKNLEEGSLAGPLTNSFSRPLRAKYFFYNTLFDEFEELGISSYGITGSGSGCFALYREKREFDALSGLEKRLFGRKGFMIETEFLTSEDSQR is encoded by the coding sequence ATGGTAGCGGTCTTTTCTCCGGCAAAAATCAATCTCTTTCTCGCGGTAACCGGAAAGCGGGACGATGGATTTCATGACCTGGTTTCGCTCGCCGCCCCTTTGGCCCATGGGGATGACCTCTCTGTTGAGATCATCTCTTCCGAATCAGACGAGCTTCAATGCTCGGACCCCAACACCCCTTTGGATGAATCGAATCTCGTTCTGCAAGCGGCACGGGAATTCAGGGTAGAGACTGGGATTTCGGCCCACTTTCGTTTTCGCCTTGAAAAGAGGATTCCCTTGGGTGGTGGATTTGGAGGAGGCAGTAGTAATGCGGTCGCTGCGATAAAGGCGATGAACCAGCTAGTGGATAGACCGCTGGACAAAGGCCGGATGCACCTGCTGGCCTCTGGGATTGGCTCTGACTGTCCGCTGTTTCTTTCTGGAGATCCAGTGATTATGCGGGGAAGGGGAGAACGGATAGAAGAACGCTCTGACTTACGGCCCCTCCTAGCCGACTGGAAAATCGCATTATTTGACCCGGGATTTCATGCCTCGACGGCTTTGCTTTTTCAGTCCTTGGCGAATGAGGCAGAATATGTTCCCGCAGAAAGGGCCGAAAGTGATCTTTCCTCATTGATCAAGAATCTCGAGGAAGGTAGTCTTGCGGGTCCCCTCACTAATAGTTTTTCTCGGCCGCTTCGAGCAAAGTACTTTTTCTACAATACTCTTTTCGATGAGTTCGAAGAATTGGGAATTTCTTCCTACGGGATTACTGGAAGCGGGAGCGGTTGCTTTGCTCTCTATCGCGAGAAAAGGGAGTTTGATGCTCTTTCTGGCCTTGAGAAGCGGTTGTTTGGAAGAAAAGGATTTATGATTGAAACCGAATTTCTCACTTCCGAAGATAGCCAGCGATAA
- the ptsP gene encoding phosphoenolpyruvate--protein phosphotransferase → MNGIPAAPGVVVGPAFVYRHQEVDVPVYQVPESRREREQERFEEALLATRSQILRVRHEIQEKIGESEAQIFDAHLLVLEDKALIDETITAFEETGNNIEHCFALVADRYIEFFDSMEDEYLRERVADIRDVSKRVLSNLLGETSLGSMGADALSEPHVLISNSINVTDVAQVSREKILGFVSESGGRTSHAVIMARSMKVPAVVGVEDASEVIEISDTVIIDGYEGILILNPSEETLYRYGQISKKRDSIRKMYESKVALPSETVDGSKVRIFANIEEAGEVSAVVDSRAEGVGLFRTEGIVLRERQALASEDLQFDQYRRVVEQLAPLPVVIRSLDLGGDKALPGNLFGKEENPFMGFRAIRYCLKNPEVFKEQLKAVLRAATYGKARLMYPMISGVRELLEANQILEEAKEELRDKGINYLKDIEVGSMIEIPSAAYTADVIAEHCSFLSIGTNDLIQYLLAVDRGNDSIAHLYDPSHPAVLRTIQTIIQLAHEQDTPVAVCGEMASDPLYVPLLVGMGADELSMSPSLIPEVKFMIRHISINDARDLASEVLELRRPRQIFRRLREFYKGVVRDTVGDDIFGSA, encoded by the coding sequence ATGAACGGTATTCCGGCCGCGCCCGGAGTAGTGGTTGGCCCAGCTTTTGTTTACCGGCACCAGGAAGTGGATGTCCCGGTCTATCAGGTTCCCGAGTCGAGGAGGGAGCGGGAACAAGAACGTTTTGAAGAGGCTTTGCTGGCAACCCGATCCCAGATCCTTCGGGTGCGTCATGAGATTCAGGAAAAGATCGGGGAGTCCGAAGCGCAGATATTCGACGCTCACCTTTTAGTTTTGGAGGACAAGGCTCTCATTGATGAGACTATCACAGCGTTTGAAGAGACCGGAAACAATATCGAGCATTGTTTCGCATTGGTGGCGGATCGCTACATCGAATTTTTCGATTCGATGGAAGATGAGTATCTGAGGGAGAGAGTTGCGGATATTCGTGATGTCTCCAAGCGGGTATTGTCGAATCTTCTCGGGGAGACGAGCCTCGGTTCGATGGGGGCTGATGCTCTTTCTGAACCTCACGTTTTGATCTCGAACTCGATCAACGTTACCGATGTGGCTCAAGTAAGTCGGGAAAAGATCCTTGGGTTCGTTTCGGAGAGCGGAGGAAGAACGAGTCATGCGGTGATCATGGCCCGCTCGATGAAAGTGCCAGCGGTGGTCGGAGTCGAAGACGCCAGCGAGGTGATTGAGATTTCCGATACGGTCATCATAGATGGTTATGAAGGAATTCTTATTCTTAACCCTTCGGAGGAGACCCTTTATCGGTACGGACAGATTTCGAAGAAAAGGGATTCGATTCGGAAGATGTACGAGTCGAAGGTCGCCTTGCCCTCCGAGACGGTTGACGGTAGTAAGGTAAGAATATTTGCCAACATCGAAGAGGCAGGAGAGGTTTCCGCCGTCGTCGATAGTCGGGCCGAAGGTGTCGGTCTTTTCCGCACGGAAGGGATCGTTCTTCGGGAAAGACAGGCGCTTGCCTCTGAGGATCTCCAATTTGACCAATACCGGAGGGTGGTGGAGCAACTCGCTCCATTGCCGGTTGTGATTCGAAGCCTCGATTTGGGAGGGGATAAGGCGCTACCGGGCAACTTGTTTGGAAAGGAGGAGAATCCTTTCATGGGGTTCCGCGCAATCCGCTACTGTTTGAAAAACCCGGAGGTCTTCAAAGAGCAACTGAAAGCAGTTCTGCGGGCAGCCACTTACGGTAAGGCGAGGCTGATGTATCCAATGATTAGCGGAGTCCGAGAATTATTGGAGGCAAATCAGATTCTCGAAGAGGCCAAGGAAGAGTTGCGGGACAAAGGGATCAATTACCTAAAGGACATAGAGGTCGGTAGCATGATTGAGATTCCAAGTGCCGCTTATACGGCTGACGTGATCGCGGAGCACTGTTCTTTCCTCAGTATTGGGACCAACGATCTGATCCAGTATCTCTTGGCGGTTGATCGGGGAAATGACAGCATTGCTCATCTCTATGACCCGAGTCATCCGGCGGTGTTGCGCACGATCCAGACTATAATCCAACTAGCCCATGAGCAAGATACGCCTGTTGCCGTTTGTGGAGAGATGGCGAGTGATCCCTTGTATGTTCCGTTGCTTGTAGGAATGGGGGCAGACGAGCTGAGTATGTCTCCCAGTCTAATTCCGGAGGTGAAGTTTATGATTCGCCATATTTCGATCAACGATGCCCGCGATTTGGCGTCCGAAGTCTTGGAACTACGACGTCCCAGACAGATCTTCCGCAGACTTCGCGAATTCTACAAAGGAGTGGTTAGGGACACTGTGGGAGACGATATTTTCGGGTCAGCATAA
- a CDS encoding DNA recombination protein RmuC, whose translation MESVAIAFTVIALAALAIALFFIGRKVGRESSSLSDEQQQSLDSAVRIQVQLEECQKRTDQLASDLENERSRTVELSKQNSSLTADLENERQKIEQMTAQRDKEVERLTKEFENLANRVLHESSKKVTAIQEEKLGSILKPVGQKLEDFHKSVISLKEQGITHQTEFREQLKNLKETSSSMNEEARNLTRALEGQKSQGMWGEFILEKVLESSGLQKGEEYRVQESHTGDDSTRKQPDVIVYLPEDKHLIIDAKVSLTAYLRLTESQRAEERKAALKEHLLSIRSHIDNLAGKEYDSIEGLSSPEIVLLFVPIEPAFVEALRNDAALFDYAFNKKIVLVTPTTLLATLKTVASLWRQEKQNRNALEIARLGGELYDKFVGFTTDLDEVGKRLRQASDAHESASAKLSTGRGNAVRTIERMKDLGLKTKKELDPDRVEQALEGK comes from the coding sequence GGCGGTCCGCATTCAGGTTCAACTGGAAGAGTGTCAGAAGCGGACCGATCAGCTGGCCTCCGATCTCGAAAACGAGCGCAGCCGCACCGTTGAGCTCAGTAAGCAAAACTCCTCGCTGACTGCCGATCTAGAAAACGAACGGCAAAAAATCGAGCAAATGACCGCTCAACGGGATAAAGAAGTCGAGCGCCTTACGAAGGAATTCGAAAACCTGGCAAACCGAGTACTCCACGAGAGTTCAAAGAAGGTGACGGCGATTCAGGAAGAGAAACTCGGAAGCATTCTGAAACCGGTCGGACAGAAGCTCGAAGACTTTCACAAATCGGTGATCTCCCTGAAGGAGCAAGGGATCACTCATCAAACAGAGTTTCGCGAACAGCTTAAGAACCTGAAGGAGACGAGCTCCAGTATGAACGAGGAGGCGCGCAATCTCACCCGTGCACTCGAAGGACAAAAGTCGCAGGGGATGTGGGGTGAATTTATTCTGGAAAAGGTTCTCGAAAGCTCTGGGTTGCAAAAGGGAGAGGAATACCGGGTTCAGGAAAGCCACACTGGAGACGATTCTACCCGCAAGCAACCAGACGTGATTGTCTACCTACCTGAAGACAAACACCTAATTATCGATGCCAAGGTCTCGCTTACGGCCTATCTTCGGCTGACGGAGAGCCAAAGAGCCGAGGAACGAAAGGCTGCCCTGAAGGAACATCTATTGTCCATCCGCTCACACATCGATAACCTTGCTGGCAAAGAATACGACTCTATTGAAGGTCTAAGCTCCCCCGAAATCGTCCTCCTTTTCGTTCCGATTGAACCCGCCTTTGTCGAAGCTCTCCGCAACGACGCTGCTCTCTTCGACTACGCCTTCAACAAAAAGATCGTGTTGGTAACGCCGACGACTCTACTCGCCACTCTCAAAACGGTCGCTTCGCTGTGGCGGCAGGAAAAACAAAACCGAAATGCTCTGGAAATTGCCCGGCTTGGCGGTGAACTCTACGATAAATTTGTAGGTTTTACGACAGATCTCGACGAGGTCGGAAAACGCCTTCGCCAAGCCAGTGATGCACATGAAAGCGCCAGTGCGAAGTTAAGCACGGGCCGAGGTAATGCCGTACGCACGATAGAGAGGATGAAGGATTTGGGCCTGAAGACCAAAAAGGAGTTGGACCCCGACCGAGTGGAACAAGCCCTTGAAGGGAAGTGA